In Rhipicephalus microplus isolate Deutch F79 chromosome 7, USDA_Rmic, whole genome shotgun sequence, one genomic interval encodes:
- the LOC142767406 gene encoding anaphase-promoting complex subunit CDC26-like produces the protein MYRRQPTRIEVKLDDLQEYEALKKEWDDKGSAAACESSGAAGKATASNADSAGLSPAKPSVHERIGYKPEPRVTN, from the coding sequence ATGTATCGGCGGCAACCAACCCGCATCGAGGTGAAACTGGACGATTTGCAAGAGTACGAGGCGTTGAAGAAGGAGTGGGACGACAAAGGATCGGCGGCGGCTTGCGAATCGAGTGGCGCCGCCGGCAAGGCCACCGCTTCGAATGCAGACTCTGCGGGCTTGAGCCCGGCGAAGCCTAGCGTTCACGAACGCATCGGATACAAGCCCGAACCGCGCGTGACGAACTAG